GACGCcttttcaggatacaaccaaataaaaatggctgaagaagatcaagagaaaaccGCCTTCGTCACGAGCCAGGGGctctactgctataaggtaatgccttttggactgaagaacgcaggggcaacgtaccaaaggttagtaaacaaaatgttcagcaagcaaatcggcagaaacatggaggtatatgtggacgacatgctcgtcaagagcaaaaaAGAACTGGCACACCTGGACGACTTGGAAGAAACATTCAACACCCTCAGGAGATATCAGATGAAGTTGAATCCTAGCAAGTGTGTTTTTGGGGTAACATCAgggaaattcttgggattcatggtgtctcaAAGAGGGATAGAGGCCAATCCGGAGAAGGTGCGAGCAATACTAGACATGACGTCACCGAAGTCCGTCAAAGATGTCCAGAAACTCACAGGGAGGATCGCTGCACTGAATAGGTTCGTCTCCaaagcaacggacaaatgcctcccctTTTTTAAGATGTTGAAACAAGCTTTCGCCTGGACTGACGAATGTGAAGCCGCGTTTCAAGAGCTCAAATGCTACCTAAGCAATCCACCCCTACTAAGTCCGTCAAAAGAAGGGGAAAACCTCTACTTATATCTAGCAGCGTCAGAATCAGCCGTCAGCGCGGCCCTCATCAGGGAAGAAGACAAGAGACAGCTGCCAGTTTACTACGTAAGCCAAGCCTTCCAGGGGGCAGAAGCCAAATACCCCAGGATTGAGAAAATTGCGTTCGCCTTGATAGTAGCCTTACGGAAGCTGCGACCATACTTCGAGGCGCACCCAATATtggtaatgacggaccaaccgATCAGGAAGTCCATGAACAAGCCAGAGGCAGCAGGGAGAATGGTTCAGTGGGCAGTGGAACTTAGCCAGTTTGATATTGAGTACCTTCCCAGAACTGCCATCAAAGCCCAAGCATTAGCGGATTTCATTGCCAAGTTCACCCCTAAAGACGACGACAATTGGGAAGACGATGCAGAACGATGGACGATCCAGACTGACGGATCATTAGCCCGAAGAAGGGGAGGAGTAGGGATCGTTATAACAACTCCCGACGGAGAAAAACTCAGGTATGGAGTTCGACTCAAGTTCCCAGCCACCAATAACGAAGCCAAGTATGAAGGAATACCGATGGCCGAGACTAGGGAAGGCAATCGGAGCAAAAAACCTGGTCGTCCAAAGTGACTCGAAGCTAGTAGTAGCACAGATCAAGGAGGAGTACGAAGCGAAGGAGGAAAGAATGCAGAAATACCTCAAGATAGCAAAGCATTTGGCCCGGGAATTCGACAAACTGGAGTTCATGCAGATCCCGAGAGGCCAGAATATGGAAGTAGACGAGATTGCAAAGATAGCTTCGTCAGAAGATGAACCTGCATGCACGGAGCTGACCATGGAGATACAAGAACGCCCCAGCATCGAAGAAATCTCGATATTCACAGTCCAGGGAATAAACAGCTGGATGACGCCAATCATATCCTTCCTCCAAGACGGGCACCTCCCCCAGGACCCCAAAGACGCCAGtaaaatcaagcaaagagcAACCAGATTCACCATTCTGAATGACCGATTGTACAAAAGAGGTTATTCCCTACCATACTTGAAGTGTGTCGACGAGGACGAAGCCAGGTACATCCTAGAAGAAATACACGAAGAAGTGTGCGGGAACCACGCTGGCCCCAGATCCCTGGCGAGCAAAGTCATCCGAACAGGTTACTTCTGGCCAACCGTCCAAACAGACGCAGCGCAACTCGTCAAAaattgcgacaagtgtcaaagatTTGGGAACATCCAACGACTCCCAGCGGAGAAGTTGATGACCATATCATCCCCGTGgccatttgcacaatggggaatcGACATCGTCGGGCCGCTACCCCCGGGGAAAGGACAGGTAAGATTCCTACTCGTcgcaattgattactttacaaagtgggtggaagccgagGCAACGGCATCCATCACCGAAGCACGAGTCCGAAGCTTCGTGTGGAAAAGTATCATCCGTGGAGTTCGGGATCCCACTCGACGATTGTCACGGACAATGGGCGGGCTGATAACCAAGGCTTCGAGAGATTTCGCTCGGCCTCGGCATCAAAAATCGGTTCTCATCCCCCGGGCATCCACAGCGAACGGGCAGACGGAAGTAACGAATCGACATTGCTCCGCATGATCAAAACCAAGCCGGACGATGCGAAGGGTGCCGGCCGAGGAATTGCCCAACGTGCGCTGGCCTGCGTAACCACAAGAAGAACTCCAACGGCGAAACCCCATTCGAGCTTACATATGGCACCGGCGTAATCCCTACGAAGTGGGAATAACCAAGCATCAAAGCGAGAAGCATTCCACGATGAAAGCAATAACCAACAGTTACGAGTAAACCTGGACTGCCTGGACGAGGTAAGAGACAGAGCCTCGAACAGGATAGCAGAATACCAGAAGAAAATGACCGAGTACTACAATAGAAGAGTGAGACTCAGACGACTCCACGTTGGTGACCTCGTCCTGCGGAAGGTGACGACAGCAACCAGAAACTCCACCCAAGGAAAGCTCGACCCaacatgggaaggaccttactGAGTCACTCATTACTCCAGGCAGGGCAGCTATCGCCTGGAAACCATGGACGGGAAAGAGCTTCCtcgaccatggaacattgaACATTTAAATAAGTACCATCAAAAGGTGTAACAAGCTAATGTATTCATGTTTctgaaattaataaaagcaCTACCTACAGTCGTGCAAACAGACCAGTCCACATTACTGACGAGACAAAAAGAATGTCTCCGAAAGAtatctaagtaataagattccgcaccgacggatgtacattactgacgaggcacaaagaatgtctccgAAAGAtatctaagtaataagattccgcaccgacggatgtatattactgacgaggcacaaagaatgtctccgAAAGAtatctaagtaataagattccgtaccgacggatgtatattactgacgaggcacaaagaatgtctccgAAAGATATCTAAGTACTAAAATTCCGCACCAACGaatgtatattactgacgaggcacaaagaatgtctcctAAAAATATCTAAGTAATGGGATCTTGTaccgacggatgtacattaccgacgaGACACAAAGTGTCTCCTAAAAATCTAAGTAATGACAGGTGTGCATTACTGACGAGATAGAGAGATGTATATTctaagcaaaacaaaacaagtagcCACAAAACCAAGAGCAGTGAGCAATTACTTTAAAGCAAAAATAATATTCTCAAAATATGagtaaaattgttctcaaattaaagcccaaaatacaaagggcacaccaaaaaaaaaaaaaaacaacacaagcAGAAATTATAAAAAGCTTTCATTCGTCCTCTCTTTCATCAGCAGGAGGGACTTCAGCTGGGGTGCTAGCATCGGGGGAGCGTATTGCTGCGCGCCCTCACGACGTAGACATCTCTTTATCTACCTCCTCCATATCTAGCATCTCCAAGTCTACTCCAGAGGGGTGTTTGATTAGGTA
This genomic stretch from Castanea sativa cultivar Marrone di Chiusa Pesio chromosome 9, ASM4071231v1 harbors:
- the LOC142609122 gene encoding uncharacterized protein LOC142609122 — its product is MQKYLKIAKHLAREFDKLEFMQIPRGQNMEVDEIAKIASSEDEPACTELTMEIQERPSIEEISIFTVQGINSWMTPIISFLQDGHLPQDPKDASKIKQRATRFTILNDRLYKRGYSLPYLKCVDEDEARYILEEIHEEVCGNHAGPRSLASKVIRTGYFWPTVQTDAAQLVKNCDKCQRFGNIQRLPAEKLMTISSPWPFAQWGIDIVGPLPPGKGQVSPQQLESLEVPAEEDKVVLFSLLEALYGPCKEPLSSLSASVQLFVLL